TGTTTTTTACACTCTGGAATTTGGTAAAACTTTTTGGAACAGATcctgaaaaatcaataaataaaatcaacgTCAGACTTTACAACTAAACCTAAGCAGTTCTGTTGAAATGAAGCATACCGCTAACTTAGCATGGTGCACTCCGTGGAAACCTTTCAAGTCTCTCTTGCCAAAGGGTTGACCAGCGTCAGTGCAGACCACCGCGCTTGGACTGTGATTCTCAGATAACTGAGACGGGAAGTTATGATGGGGTCTCACAGAGCCACACCACGTGGATGGATTATAAGCCAATGAAACGACTGACTTAGCACAGTAACCATCTATAAATATGAAGGACTCACTGTTGCATATTCGCCTTCTCTGTAGAACGAGAACTGTTTTACTGGAGAACTGTTTGAGCGGGACTTTGACAGGAGCTTGGCCAAAaggccttttctttccttcttttccataaAGTGTGGTTTCCCTCATTACAACATTAATACTTTCTCATTAAAGCGGAAAATATGGTAAGCTAATAGGACGAAATAATCGCTAAAAATCCCATTTCCTAacatattaacattaaaaaaaataccgaCATGTTTTGGCCCACAGACTTTTTCTCCCACCAAATGCCCTACAACCAAATGAAATTTCCCATACAACCAAGTGCCTCCGATAAGAAAATAGCTAATTAGTTCTCaaattctttttggttttggttgtaGTATAAACCAAGCTACTTAAACATGTTTGTGTAAAAAATATGTAGATGAGATACAAATACATTTACTTTCATGTGACAGACAGATGCTAAGATGGATCCAATCCTGCCTGAAAGGCCAAACGTTAGAAGTTAGGTACACTATTTACATGAATGAAAAATGAGGTGGCTCGTTATTTCCTGTAGCTCCCATGTCCATTTTATGTGAGAAAATTCTCTTTGAAAATAGAGCAGGGttttaccaaaaaagaaataacaggaaaaaaagtggCTGAAATGAACTtgatatcttattattatttcaagATCATTGAACATACTTGTCTCTCACCATTAGGGAATTAAACAGTAAGTTACTTCCATTTGTGTTTATGTCCATAGAGACCAAAactacctaaatgtaaaataggcAGAATTCTCAATATGATCAGAGTGTTCTCCCAAATCATCCCTTGTAATGTAATCCCAGGCTTCTGACCACCGTGCACCCTTGAGGAATATCTATctattcatttctaaaattacttAAATTCCTTTTCCCTATCTGTCCCCAGGAATATTACCTGgggaaattttctatttctaggaCATCAGAAATGTCTCGACAGACTGATGCGGGAGAGAACAAGGAGGGGGGTGGTGAGGAGATGCACCCAGGGTTTAGGGAAGTAGCCTTTTAAGAAGGCAGTTTGGAGTAGAGGCTTGCTTTCTAGGAGAGGTTTCCCACAACACAGCACAGCACAACCCCCTTCAGCATGTGAGCAAACGCCCCTGACCTCAGCAGCTGGACTGCCTGAGAGAATGCTCATTGCCAGATAAATGAGCCCAGCTATAGCTGAGCAGAACAGCacggggccttcctgggacagaacccctcaccccaccccctgcagtgtcctccgcctgcctctgGTCTGTAGAAAAGCTTTATCCTCTTAGgcctttcctgagttccaaagagtacatttaatcagagaaatgagaaaatgcagaaagaaaggaaaatagtcaagAAAGACAAAATCGTAacagtttagccattaaacaaagtcaaggacctttagtccCTCCTCGGGGGCTACAGttaatattctgagccacgtcCTGTGAGCTGTTCTGTAGATACCgaaaccccaccaggtggaagaagttaactgcacgCTGCCCACCAGCACGGAGACCGCAGTcgggttggaaccagaaggccgGTGATGCtgactcccgatgacctcaccaccagccaatcagaagaaggtccacgagctgatcacacagcCCACGTGCCCCCTCCCTCACCGTGTCTTTGAAagcctttccctgaaagccatcagggagtttgggccttttgagcactagctgcctggactccttgcttggtgctcTGCAATAAACTCCTTCCTTCGCTGCAgcccggtgtcagtagattggctttactgtgcgcGGGCGAGCGGACCCGAGTTAGGTTGGGTAACACAGCCACGGGACCTCTCGCTCAGTGCACAACAGAAGGAGCTGTTTCTCTCCTGCGCCCCTCCCcttcccggccccgccccctccccatcaGACGCCACCATCCGTGTGCTCCTGCTCAGCACAGCAGCTGGTAGTGCTTCATTCCACAGGCATATATGATGAATGCACACCCTCTCTCTATTAGCTTTGGAAACTGAACGCTTCTAGCCCTCTGAGATACAGACCTGTATTTGTTTGTCGTTCCCCTCCATTGTTGTTGTAAGAGCAGACAATCTTTGAGTAAGCTCATCCCTCTCTGCAAGATTTTTGTCTTCAGAAAGTTTCTGCAGGGTCTGCAAGGCATCCTTAGTCTTCAGCAGCTCGCTGTCGGTCTCTCCGAGTTTCCTAGACACGGCTCTTTCCTTCCCCTGGGATTTCCTGAGGAGCTGCCTTAAATTTTTTACTTCATTCTGATGTTTAACCATAATCTGAGGTAGATTATTTTGTGAATTCTCATATTTTCCTATAGCTTTCAAGTGCTTAAGCTGGAGTTGTTTCAGAAATTGGTTTTCTATGACTGTGGCCTCCAGTTTGCGGCGTAGATCAGCTAATtcatttttcagttctttaatCTTATGAAGCCTCGCTGAGAGTATGCGGTGGGCCACGGCCTCTCGTCTCTGGGCAGCCACACTGAtctgagaatttaaaaatggTGCATTCCAGTTGTGCTTTTTCTCCACCGAGATTTCCTTCTGGCCTGTGTAAGCAGATAATCCACTTTGTTACTAGTagtgtgtatatagatatgtaGATATGTAAATATGCAGGCATGTGTAAtaccccccgccccctgccctcccacacacacacacacacacacacacacacacacacacgcaaactaGAAGGGGAAGGAACTAACACTGAATGAATAGCCATGCTTTAGGCTAGGTACTTTATGTTTAGGTATCTCATTTAATACAATCCTTTAACGTCAGTAGTAGTCTATTTTATAGCTGGAGATTATAAGTTATTTGTCAAAGGTTACATAACCACAGAGTGAcataaaatgaactgaaaaccAGGTCTTCTCTGACTCTAAAACCTGTACTTATTTCTATCATAAAAGGTATACTAAAAACCATAATAATCGATAACATTTACTAAGGGTTTACCGTATGTGAAGCATTGAATTAAATGCTTTATGTAGATTATCGGATGTAATTCTTCCAACAAAACGTTACAAGGCAATCAGAGTGTAACATTAGAGCCTAATGTTACATACGTGATGatctcatatatttaaaaagaacctTAAAAAGCCATTAAACTGCTTAGAGGAGTATTCATATAAGAAGGATTCCATCTCGCAATGAACCCAACACAACCAATTCTTCCTCTGTTACTTTTGGGTGAGCACTAGATTAACTAGTTGGGTGGTTTGTATTTGGGAGTCTATTTTGAACAAAAAGCATCTAAATGATATTACATGAAGCTTATGTAACCGAATTTGAGTATGTCAAATGTATGTGTAACCTCATTgtgttattatcccattttaaagatgaaaaaactgtGCTGAGCGATGTCACTTATCAATgggcacacagctggtaagtggtgagACAGACTCCCGTCTATGTGCCTTTGTCACTGCCCCATATGTATTGTATGTGCATCTGTATGATATTCATATGTGCCTCTGTGGTTgtaaatatgtgtgtgcatgtgcacatatTAGTATATCTATACTTCGAGAAAGGGAGATTGAAACTGGATtctagaatctaaaaaaaatatggtCCTCATCCTGGAGAGAGAAAGGCTCTTAGTGGCCAGTGTCACTGGAGTCCTAACCCTCAGCTATCGGCCAAGTGTGGACACATCATCTGAGACATGGCTCGGCGTGTTTGGACTCGGTGGTGGGAAAGGCAGTTCTGCCTGTGAGGGAAACAGTGAGTCAACAGAAACAGGAGATGCTTCCCGAGGGTAAAGCGTGTGAATCTTGAGCACGACAGACCACACAGATTTCACAGTGATCACAGGATCGGTATCAAATCAATAACCAATGAACTGTCTTTACAACTATGCCTCCAGAGGTTTTTATTTTCCCACTGGGAACAATGCAGTAGGGGCTACGGTTGAATACTTGAGTATCTTGGAATAGACCTGTGAGCACACTGAAAActgggaagcagaggtcagaCTCTAAGACGCCTCCTAGAAGGCCAGAGAAGAGGCGTCTGTGGTTGTATCAGGCCGGACACTCTAATACCTAGGGCTCTGGCTGGGGGCGTTCTAGACCCAGGCGGTGTGGATCAGGCTGGATGAAAACAGGGCTGGGTGAGGGCTCTCAGTCTCCACACCATGTCCAGCCTGATTGAACTTGACCCCAACTTGTAATGCCTTCCAGCTCTTGGGCGGTGTGACCGTGGAGGACAAAGAGATTCTCCTGAGCCTGGAGGGATGAGGGGTGGTGGGTTCCGTGGGCACCGGAGGCTTGTGTCCCCACCTCACGCTGGACTCGAGCGATGGGAGGGCAGAGTCAGCGTGAGCGGGGACTAGACCCCACGGGCACGGGGCACTGGCCAAGGCCCCAGGCCGAGGTGTGCACCGAGGGCCTGGGTGCTTCGAAAACAGGAGGCGTCAGCCTTTTAAAGATCACGTGGGCCTGGACAAGAAACACagatgtgatgaaaatggaagGGCCAGAGAACCTTCCCCAAACGTCCTTGTCTGTGTAAGGCCCCCCCCCCATACTCCCTTCATTCCCCAAACACGACAGATTCAATGTCTTATCTACCCTCGTGGGTGCGTGTGAGAGAATGAACCAGATTGTTTTGCTTCAGAAAGGTAAATATCCCACTTGCATTTGAGTGATATAGAATAAATTCATACTGTATATGTCATGCATACTTGTATAATAATAAAGGTTAGGAAACTTGAAATAGGGTTTAATCCTTAAAGATTTATATCTCATTATCCTAACCTATACATAAGAATGGTAAAGCTTACAATTTCTGTCCCATTTCACACAATTAAGGCGGATTTAGCTGAATGATTAAGCTACTCTTAAGATAACGAATTGTTAAACCACTAAAAGCTAAAACACTTAATTCACCAAAAACATGTACTTTTAAGTCCATGTTAGCCAAAAAGGGACTCTTCTCATTGCTTAAGAGTAGGCGTGCTTCCCACTACAAAGAGCGAACTGTGCCCTTTTGAACAGACCTAAGGACGGCCCCGCACCCGCCTCTTCCCTGGCTCCAGCCCGTCCACTTCCCCAGGTGCAGCCTCACCCTCAGCCCCTCCTTTTCAAGGCATGATTGTCCGCCTGTCTCGCTGCTGTACCCATGCTGTCTCTTCCCGCATCTTCCCTGGCCCCGTCGTAGCCCCGTCTCCTGGTCACTTTCCTCTTTGGTCTCTCGGTCCCATTCCGTTCCCGAAGTCGCCCACAGCCTCGATCTGGTTCTGGTCCTTAGCCTGAGCCACGTCCCTGCTGGCGCTGGCTCCGCCCTCTGCCGggttctctcctcctccaggtcACCTTAAAAGACGTGGCTCACTTCCTTCAAGGACCAGGGTAGGAAGAGGTTCAAAGGCAGGCCCTTCCCCTTCCTGTTCTCCAGAACCCTGGCATTAGTGTTGGAGAGGGCATCCCCTCAACCCCACCGTAGGGCTTCCACCTTCCCCCGGCTAAAGGCAACAGGGCAAAAGCTGTCCAGAGCAACTGAGTGcagtaaaatgactttttttgtgtgtaccAGTTTTTGAATGACTATCACATATTTTAGCATTGTACTGACAAAACACATCAAGGAAGGATGTATAATTGAAGGCATTCTGAAAGTACATTTttctacaaaagaaagaaagaaccatgttttgaaaatcaaattatagaaatatattgCTCGCTATTTACATTGATGTAAGCAAATCTCCAATATCTGACCAGAGCAAATATCCTATCATATTGAAGTCCTCTTTTTATCCCTATAATTTTTCTCTATGAAATGTTTCTCTGCTATAAAATTTGCTTTCCTAAGATGGGAATTGAAAATAATCTCTGATGTTACTATTCTTGGGTGAATTCTGGGTCTGTAGTGGTGGTTTCTGATGCAGTGTTACCAGCCCCTGAGGGTCAGAGGTCTACTTTTACATATCAGAAAGCTGAACAGAAATTGAACCGTCACTGGAGAATGAACTGCACTGGCTAAAACGTAACGCCTTTTTGCTTTGGGTTAGAATTACGTTACCCCAGCAAGAATTCATCAATTACTTGCTGATTAAATTTTTTTGGCAAACACTTGCAAAACATGAGCTGGGAGAGAACAAAAGAATAAGCCAAGAGACGCCTTTATCGTTCTGTGACAAAGCTTGATGTTGCAATGAGTGTTTTAAGGTCATCACACACCAGTACGCGGCTCCTCGGGGACATATAATTTGGGTTAATGATGCAGCCAggatttacttaaaataattgcAGATTATTCACACACGAAAGCGTACCCAGGGGAGAGCAAGCCCTCACTCGGATCATGGAATTTAGGTTCTAGTCCACTGTGAAGTGACAGTTCATTTAGGCTGCTCCCAATTTATGAACAGGTATCTTGCATCAaggacacaataaatatttgtggaataaataaatgcggaatcagtttttaaaagtcacattatAAGGTGCTTAGAACTCAAAATACAGCTCGTTTCTCGTAGAAGCGGTTTTGTAAATGCTAACTGCATTCTCACGCAGTCGCACAGAAGCCCAGGCTCCATGGAAGACGCAGAGTATATCATTTGAGGATTTCTTCTCATAAACCCCTGGGGCCAAACTGTTTCTGAATTTTGGGGGGTTTATTCTTCGTGATGCATATGTAGTATTTTCCGAAGTACGCCCAGTAGGGCTGGGGACATCACGCTTTGTTTTTGTAGTGAATATTTTTGCAGTGAAATTTATACGATTATATTTCGcgcaaagtgaaataaataaagatcAGTCTCATGTCAGTTCAAATCAGGTTTTTGGTGCCAAATCGGTGTTGGTGCCAAAGAGTTTCAGAGTTTCATAACTTTCCAGTGTGGCTGAGGGCGTGTGACTGTAGAGCCTGTCCATGATGTATGTGCTGTTGTGATTATCTCTACAAACGCCCGAACAGACTTCCCCTGACAGGGTCTTCTGCCCTGGGCCTTGCCAGGGTGTGCGGGACTCCCACCTCTCCAGAGGAAGGGCTGTTAACCTTGCGAGAATCTGGATGAAAGTTCACAAACgcaaataaatacacacaaaaatgcaaAGGATTCCCTGGGGTTTGCAGATGTGGGTCTTAGACGAAGAATCCCTGCTCTGTAGCTGGGAAGAAGGGCGATCGAAGATTCTAGATCTTCACTGGGGGTCCCAGGCACAGCTGGTCATGGCAGGCAGGTACTGGGTAAATGTGACACTACATGTGCTCCAGTTAGAGTAGGCTCTCAATTATTTTCCAGCTACTGACTGGGCAGTTCTGATGGTCACAGTGGAAAAAGAGTTCCAGCTATTTCTACATAAGGAATATTTATAAGCCTAGGATTGCCTGCCTGGGAATAATCACCGCCTGGGCAGGGGGCGGAGAGTGAAGAGGTCTAGGATGTTGCAGAGCTAATCCCAGTTTGGATAGTTAGGAGCTGATGGAGTACTTTTAAAATCCACAAGGAAATGAGATTATTAACAGCCTTTTGAACCATGCTTGTTTCTAAAGAGCATCTTTGCCAATATGCCTCACCGGACGCGAAGACCATCTTCCAGGGGTGCTGAGACAGATATTTACATTTCATTGGTGATTGAAACCTGGATTCTTCAGCTGAGATGAAAGGCAAGAGGCCAGTGAATTCCAAGTACTGTGGTATTCTGTAACAAGTCCACCTGTTAACTAAAAATGGCAAGAGGGCTAGGCTTTATGTTTTAAGCCTAACTTTCTGTTATTTTGTAATTATCCTTAATTTGTCTATTGCCCATTCCTTCTATAAAAATTcacttataatatttataatttacaatctggaaaaacaataaaactgaatATGGACCACTTTAGATAGTAGTGCATTAAATAATAATGTCATTATAACCAGAAATTTGGTCTTGGTTGGGAAATTTTGCTTCTTACCTTTAGGTTGGGAGATTTTAGAAACATtatactttttcttctcctcctttttttcttttactacagGCTTctctaaataattctttttagCAGCGGTTTCTGAACATTCAGAGAGAAAGTCTTCTGAATAATCGTAGCGAGAACTTGAACTTCTGCAGGAACACTGAGATCTGCTGTAATCAACACTCTTGTCGGAATCGTTGCTGTTCCTGGGAAAACCTGGGCTGCTGCTCTGGCATTTTGCAGACCTGCCGTTTTCTAAGGCCACACTGGGGAAATGTCCATCTAGATTTGTTTCTGTTACATCAGCCAATGACATAGTAAACAACCTAatagaagaaaagtatttttagatTTACAGCTATTGACATTGAAATGAACCTGTGCTTTAATATATTTAACTATAAACGGATAATTAGGAATACAAAACAACAcattattttgaagtattttctggaaaaattttcagtttggtttttatatttttttctacctaaAATGTAAGACTCCTGAGACTGGACTTTGGGGAGGTTATATTCACAGGAAATATAAAGTTCACAAGGTTATATTCACAGGAAATATAAAGTTCACATCAGGTAACAACAATGGCAACAATTTAAAAGTTAGTGAATTACAGTCTCATTCTCTGAGGctggctgttttttgttttttttttaattgaaatatagctgacttaaaatgttgtgttagggcttccctggtggcacagtggttgagagtccgcctgccgatgcaggggacacgggttcgtgccccggtccgggaggatcccacatgccgcggagcggctgggcccgtgagccatggccgctgagcctgcgcgtccggagcctgtgctccgcaacgggagaggccacaacggtgagaggcccgcgtgccgcaaaaaaaaaatcaatcttttcTATCTGTTAACTGAAATGACTTggaaaatagatgaaaagatCCCACTTACTATATATCagctaaaaatttaaaacatctgatACAGGTTTAAtacaaataatatgaaaaaaacttttaaactactgaaagaaataaaagaagatttaTGTAAGTGGAAAGACATATAGTATTCTTATATAAGAAGGACCAAGGTGATAAAGATGTAAATTCTCCCTAATTTAATGTACATAATCACAGTATTCCTAGTAAAAATGtcaagagtaattttttttggaaatttgacAAGATCATACTAAATTCATATAATtatgatatgaaaaatatatgagaacaaaaggctttaaaaaaatgatgagaagGGACTACCTCTATCAGATATTATGATATAAAGCTATAGTCATTAAAAGAGCCTTATAATAGTGCCTGAATAGACAGAGCAACATAATGTAATAAAGAgttcagaaacagaaacaaatacaTATGGAAACCTAGTATAAGATAAAGGTGGAGCAAAGCAGACTTCCAAGAAATAAGAGTGTGGGGCAACAGGCTAGACATCTGTTTGGAAATCAGAACAAAAGTGAATTCTTATTACATTTCTTACACTTAAATATTAGatgaattaaaaatgtaaatgttaaaaacaaatcttaaaagaaaacatggagtGTGGTAAAAAATAAagctcacgggcttccctggtggcgcagtggttgggagtccgcctgccgatgcaggggacacgggtccgtgccccggtccgggaagatcccacgtgccgcggagcggctgggcccgtgagccatggccgctgagcctgcacgtccggagcctgtgctccgcaacgggagaggccacaacagtgagaggcccgcataccgcaaaaaaaaaaaaaaattaaaaaataaaaaaaaataaagctcacaAACCACAAAGGAAACAATTAGTAAAAATGgctgcacagggcttccctggtggcgcagtggttgggggtccgcctgccgatgcaggggacacgggtaggtatagttgatttacaatattatatgtttcatgtgtacaacatagtgattctcacaatttttaaaggttatactccatttatagttattataaatttttggctatattccctgtgctgtacaatatagccttgtaggttatttattttatacatgataaTTTGTACTTATCACCTACCCCTCTTGTCCCTTCTCTACTCCCTCTCCTCACtcataaccactagtttgttctctatatctgtgagtctgtttcttttttgttacatttactagtttattttattttttagattccacatataagtgataccatacaatatttgtctttctctgtcataaaaacctccaagtccatccatgttgttgcaaatggcaatatttcattcttttttatgaataagtagtattccatgtatatgtatatgtatgtgtgtgtgtgtgtgtatacacacacatatataccacatcttctttatccattcatttggtaatggacacttaagttgcatccagatcttggctattgtacataatgctgctatgaacattgtggtgcatatatgtttttgaaTCCATGTTTTCATcctcttcagatatatacccaggagtagaattgctgggtcatgtggtagttctattttttgttttttgaggaaattccatactgttttccacagtggctgcaccaagctGCATTTTTATCAGCcgtgcacaagggctccctttcctccacatcccccccaacatttgttatttgtggtcttttttaaaaataattaattaattaattaattaatttttggctgttttgggtcttcatttctgggcaagggctttctctagttgcggcgagctggggccactcttcatcacggtgcgtgggcctctcactatcgtggcctctcttgttgcggagcacaggctccagacgcgcaggctcagtagttgtggctcacgggcccagttgctccgcggcatgtgggatcttcccagaccagggctcgaacctgtgtcccctgcactggcaggcagactctcaaccactgcgccaccagggaagccctatggtctttttgatcatagccattctaacaggcatgaggtgatatctcattgtggtttcgatttgcatttctcagatgattaatgatgttgagcatctttcatgtgccttttggccatttgtatatctcctttgaagaaatgtctatccagatcttttgcccattttttaatggggttgtttgtttttctgacattgagttgtatgagctgtttatatattttggatattaaccccttataggttatatcatttgcatatattttctcccagtccgtaggttgtcttctTGTTTTGTCAGTGGCTTCCCTGGCTGTgcataagcttttaagtttaattgggtcccgcttgtttattcttgtttttgtttcctttgccttaggagacagatcaaaaaaaatattgctacaatttatgtcagagggtCCCacctggacttccttggtggtccagtagttaagactctgcacttcctacAGGGGTGCatagattcgatccctggtccaggaactaagatctcacatgctgcatggtgcggtcaaaaaaagaaaaacatcccacctatgttttcttctaggagttttatcgtttccagtcttgcatttaggtctttaatccattttgagtttatttttattattttttttaaagatttatttgttatttatttatttatttagctgtgttgggtcttagttgtggcacacgggatcttcgtcgaggcatgcaggatctttcgttgcagcatacaggcttctctctaggtgtggcatgcgggttttctcttctctagttgtggcacgcaggctccagagcacgtgggctctgtagtttgtggcatgcagttTCTCTAGTTGAgttgtgtgggctcagtagttgtggtgcctgggcttagttgccccgtggcatgtgggatcttagttccctaaccagggatcaaacccacatctcctgcattggagattctttaccactggaccaccagggaagtcccttgagtttatttatttatttttaaaattttatttatttttttatacagcaggttcttattacttatctgttttatacatattagtgtacccttgagtttattcttgtatatggtgttagaatatgctctaatttcattcttttacatggagcagtccagttttcccagcactacttattgaagaggctgtcttttctccatggtatgttcttgcctcctttgtcttagattagttgaccataagtgcatagttttatttctgggctctctattctgttccattgatctatgtggctgtttttgtgccagtaccatactgttttgattaatgtagctttgtagtatagtctgaagtcagggagtgtgataccaccagctctgttctttctcaagattgttttgggtatttggggtcttttgtggctccatacacatttttaaattatttgttctagttctgtgaaaagtgtccTTGGtattttgctagggattgcattgaatctgtagattgcctttggtAGGACggttattttgacaatattaattcttccaatccatgaacacagtatatcttgccatctgtttgtgtcatcttcagtatATTTAATTGGTGtcatagttttccaagtacaggtcttctatctccttaggtaggtttattcctaggtatttaattctttttaatgtgatggtaaatgggactgtttccttaatttctctttctgatagcttgttgttagtgtatagaaatgcaacagatttctgtatattaattttgtatccttcaactttattgATCGAtgagttccaggagttttttggtggtgtctttaggatattctatgtatagtatcatgtcatctgcaaacagtgacagttttactgcttcctttccaatttggattccttttatttctttttcttgtctgattgccgtggttaggacttccaacactatgttgaataaaagtggcgagagtgggcatccttgtccggttcctgatcttaggggaaatgctttcagcttttcattattgagtttgatgttagctgtggactatatatatatatatatatatatatatatatatatatatatatatatagcatttattatgttatatatagcatttattatgttggGTCTCTATACTCACTCTCTNNNNNNNNNNNNNNNNNNNNNNNNNNNNNNNNNNNNNNNNNNNNNNNNNNNNNNNNNNNNNNNNNNNNNNNNNNNNNNNNNNNNNNNNNNNNNNNNNNNNNNN
The Physeter macrocephalus isolate SW-GA chromosome 8, ASM283717v5, whole genome shotgun sequence genome window above contains:
- the LCA5L gene encoding lebercilin-like protein isoform X4, translating into MKCKYLSQHPWKMVFASGQKEISVEKKHNWNAPFLNSQISVAAQRREAVAHRILSARLHKIKELKNELADLRRKLEATVIENQFLKQLQLKHLKAIGKYENSQNNLPQIMVKHQNEVKNLRQLLRKSQGKERAVSRKLGETDSELLKTKDALQTLQKLSEDKNLAERDELTQRLSALTTTMEGNDKQIQSLEKQLRLNNKAFTRQLAFENRKTLAAQAATKTLQMEIKRLQQKLKVLLLKQNVTKFVKCCFPKYQNYLCLIYL
- the LCA5L gene encoding lebercilin-like protein isoform X3, producing MSLADVTETNLDGHFPSVALENGRSAKCQSSSPGFPRNSNDSDKSVDYSRSQCSCRSSSSRYDYSEDFLSECSETAAKKNYLEKPVVKEKKEEKKKYNVSKISQPKAEESRFQSPMKCKYLSQHPWKMVFASGQKEISVEKKHNWNAPFLNSQISVAAQRREAVAHRILSARLHKIKELKNELADLRRKLEATVIENQFLKQLQLKHLKAIGKYENSQNNLPQIMVKHQNEVKNLRQLLRKSQGKERAVSRKLGETDSELLKTKDALQTLQKLSEDKNLAERDELTQRLSALTTTMEGNDKQIQSLEKQLRLNNKAFTRQLAFENRKTLAAQAATKTLQMEIKRLQQKLKVLLLKQNVTKFVKCCFPKYQNYLCLIYL
- the LCA5L gene encoding lebercilin-like protein isoform X2, translated to MSLADVTETNLDGHFPSVALENGRSAKCQSSSPGFPRNSNDSDKSVDYSRSQCSCRSSSSRYDYSEDFLSECSETAAKKNYLEKPVVKEKKEEKKKYNVSKISQPKVNRWTCYRIPQYLEFTGLLPFISAEESRFQSPMKCQKEISVEKKHNWNAPFLNSQISVAAQRREAVAHRILSARLHKIKELKNELADLRRKLEATVIENQFLKQLQLKHLKAIGKYENSQNNLPQIMVKHQNEVKNLRQLLRKSQGKERAVSRKLGETDSELLKTKDALQTLQKLSEDKNLAERDELTQRLSALTTTMEGNDKQIQSLEKQLRLNNKAFTRQLAFENRKTLAAQAATKTLQMEIKRLQQKLKVLLLKQNVTKFVKCCFPKYQNYLCLIYL
- the LCA5L gene encoding lebercilin-like protein isoform X1 yields the protein MSLADVTETNLDGHFPSVALENGRSAKCQSSSPGFPRNSNDSDKSVDYSRSQCSCRSSSSRYDYSEDFLSECSETAAKKNYLEKPVVKEKKEEKKKYNVSKISQPKVNRWTCYRIPQYLEFTGLLPFISAEESRFQSPMKCKYLSQHPWKMVFASGQKEISVEKKHNWNAPFLNSQISVAAQRREAVAHRILSARLHKIKELKNELADLRRKLEATVIENQFLKQLQLKHLKAIGKYENSQNNLPQIMVKHQNEVKNLRQLLRKSQGKERAVSRKLGETDSELLKTKDALQTLQKLSEDKNLAERDELTQRLSALTTTMEGNDKQIQSLEKQLRLNNKAFTRQLAFENRKTLAAQAATKTLQMEIKRLQQKLKVLLLKQNVTKFVKCCFPKYQNYLCLIYL